The following proteins are encoded in a genomic region of Cryptomeria japonica chromosome 11, Sugi_1.0, whole genome shotgun sequence:
- the LOC131060336 gene encoding putative disease resistance protein RGA3 yields MASVLAGGVVRKVCEMAIQQAANQVNIVWNFIEDFEWLPSRFMEINAVLNEADEESSSQKKSVKNWLHRVRDVAWEAEDILEEFAVDSLRIQKVKARLSSVVADGNQLNIVLNTARAAALHVDEAESSSGQQFKRWSRLPSDSKPVGVQSKIKSILNLLETPGIPITAVVGMGGVGKTYLLQHVYNAQKGRYEKSAWLSVSQSYSVSKLQRDLAFQLDKDLSKEITKSEISDVLAAELIYHYMLEKRCLIVLDDVWRTSREGALLTKLGIPCGGNSQCKILVSTRNREVAANLNALIYEIQRLTYEESWRLFCAHAFPKSEENRAPENLEDVVRKIVNKCGELPLAIKITAASLASTTSLSDWQSKLNKLKKIGTPSDPIMDILKLSYDSLPAHLKACFAYFSFFPEDANIECEYLIYLWKGEGFIPAGENHWDCLDQFAKLCLLEVWEEYNESANFVFEDKTSLIKYCKIHDLLLDLAMLISSENKCAFSLEDAFPKLHSVNTGGGRWCRLFLAKKDIDEHAISERRPVFPTLVRTLSLSCNAQIGRKIPAMLFSGMRVLRVLDLSHTNISRLPASVGEMKLLKVLNLRNTLIEKVPKCVRCLKSLCYLSVSYCHELRESEAPKWISELRCLQHLGGPFKRLPKGISKLESLRTLRTLPLSLSRITCMKCGVLRLEDVGKMIEIEEIAFDVEDVSQLKRMEEGILAPLEKMRRLKVYNEIRGMRGQSELDLPQFRERMSAMRDLEYLLLWKFAVPSWICYLANLRITSNAESSEFVVVGEREVQRSSQCPVGYVIWQISGTSVYGSVIAEGFPQLRFFEITYFYELEEFPEMEDGAMACLEKLEIKMWPDIIQKSKDGGLDVIETYVFWNVHSKSGANICNFYGILQCRESSEFFL; encoded by the exons ATGGCATCCGTGCTTGCAGGGGGTGTTGTTAGAAAAGTTTGTGAGATGGCCATCCAACAAGCGGCTAATCAGGTTAACATAGTATGGAACTTCATAGAAGACTTTGAATGGTTGCCGAGTAGATTTATGGAAATCAATGCTGTCTTAAATGAAGCCGATGAAGAGAGCAGTAGTCAAAAGAAGTCTGTAAAAAACTGGCTTCATAGAGTTCGGGACGTTGCATGGGAGGCAGAGGACATACTCGAAGAATTTGCTGTGGATTCTTT AAGAATTCAAAAGGTGAAAGCCCGATTGAGCTCCGTTGTTGCAGATGGAAACCAACTGAATATAGTTCTGAATACAGCTCGTGCTGCGGCGCTTCACGTAGATGAAGCAGAATCATCAAGTGGACAACAGTTTAAGAGATGGAGTCGCCTGCCCAGTGATTCGAAACCAGTGGGTGTACAGTCCAAGATTAAAAGCATCCTGAATTTGTTGGAAACCCCCGGAATTCCAATTACTGCAGTAGTTGGAATGGGGGGAGTCGGCAAAACCTATCTTCTTCAGCATGTCTACAACGCCCAAAAAGGAAGGTATGAGAAATCTGCATGGCTTTCAGTTTCTCAGTCCTATTCTGTTTCCAAGTTGCAACGAGATTTAGCCTTTCAATTAGATAAAGATTTAAGTAAGGAAATTACGAAGAGTGAAATAAGTGATGTGCTAGCAGCAGAGTTGATTTATCACTATATGTTAGAGAAGAGGTGTCTTATTGTTTTAGATGATGTATGGAGGACTAGTAGAGAAGGTGCTTTGCTTACCAAACTTGGCATACCATGTGGAGGTAATAGCCAATGCAAAATTTTGGTTAGCACAAGAAACAGAGAGGTCGCTGCAAATCTCAATGCCCTGATCTATGAGATACAACGTTTGACATATGAAGAGAGTTGGCGACTGTTTTGTGCTCACGCATTTCCCAAGTCTGAGGAAAATAGAGCGCCGGAGAACTTGGAGGACGTTGTTCGTAAGATCGTGAACAAATGTGGGGAGTTGCCACTTGCAATCAAAATCACAGCAGCATCTCTGGCGAGCACTACATCGCTAAGTGACTGGCAGTCCAAGTTAAATAAGCTGAAAAAGATAGGCACTCCTAGCGATCCTATCATGGATATTCTCAAGCTGAGTTATGACTCCCTGCCTGCACATCTGAAAGCTTGTTTTGCTTATTTTTCCTTTTTCCCTGAGGATGCGAATATAGAGTGTGAGTATCTGATATATCTATGGAAGGGAGAAGGATTCATCCCTGCAGGAGAGAACCATTGGGATTGTTTAGACCAGTTCGCTAAACTCTGTCTGCTTGAAGTATGGGAAGAATATAATGAATCAGCGAACTTTGTATTCGAAGATAAAACTTCTCTGATTAAATATTGTAAAATTCATGACTTATTGCTTGATTTGGCAATGCTCATATCCAGTGAAAATAAATGTGCATTCAGTCTTGAGGATGCCTTCCCAAAATTGCATTCTGTGAATACAGGTGGTGGTCGCTGGTGTCGCCTATTTTTGGCGAAGAAAGATATTGATGAGCATGCCATCTCAGAGAGACGCCCTGTTTTTCCCACACTTGTCCGCACACTATCGCTCTCCTGTAATGCCCAAATTGGAAGAAAGATTCCGGCAATGTTGTTTAGCGGTATGAGAGTTCTGCGGGTTCTGGATTTGAGCCACACAAATATCTCCAGATTGCCTGCATCTGTTGGAGAGATGAAACTTCTCAAAGTCCTGAATTTAAGAAACACACTGATTGAGAAGGTGCCCAAGTGTGTAAGATGTCTTAAGAGTCTCTGTTATCTTAGTGTCTCTTATTGCCATGAATTAAGGGAGAGTGAGGCACCGAAATGGATAAGTGAACTGAGGTGTCTTCAGCATTTGGGAGGCCCGTTTAAGCGGCTGCCAAAGGGAATATCAAAGCTGGAGTCTTTGCGAACACTGCGAACGTTGCCTTTGTCCCTGTCCAGAATTACATGTATGAAATGTGGTGTGTTAAGGTTAGAGGATGTTGGCAAGATGATTGAGATTGAGGAAATAGCGTTTGATGTTGAGGATGTATCACAGTTGAAGAGGATGGAAGAAGGGATCCTTGCGCCCTTGGAGAAGATGCGTCGGCTGAAAGTATACAATGAAATCCGTGGAATGCGAGGTCAATCAGAATTGGATCTTCCGCAGTTTCGAGAGAGAATGAGTGCAATGAGAGATCTGGAATATCTCTTACTATGGAAGTTCGCAGTGCCCAGTTGGATATGTTATTTGGCAAATCTCAG AATTACAAGCAATGCCGAATCTAGTGAGTTTGTGGTTGTGGGGGAACGAGAGGTGCAGAGAAGTTCGCAGTGCCCAGTTGGATATGTTATTTGGCAAATCTCAGGTACCTCTGTTTATGGTAGTGTGATTGCA GAGGGTTTTCCACAGCTCCGCTTTTTCGAGATAACTTATTTTTATGAATTGGAGGAGTTTCCAGAAATGGAGGATGGAGCGATGGCATGTCTTGAGAAGTTGGAGATAAAA ATGTGGCCTGATATTATTCAGAAATCCAAGGATGGAGGGTTGGATGTTATTGAGACTTATGTGTTTTGGAATGTCCACTCAAAATCAGGTGCTAATATCTGCAATTTCTATGGAATACTTCAGTGTAGAGAAAGTTCTGAGTTCTTCCTCTAA